The Salminus brasiliensis chromosome 4, fSalBra1.hap2, whole genome shotgun sequence nucleotide sequence AGTAACTCATCTGGGTTCGCCAGCTCTGGCAGCAGCTGCAGAGGACAGGACAAATGTTAGAAAGCAGAAGGACAACAGGTGTTTCAAGTACAACAACTACAGCGTATTGTGCACACTTTTATAAATACGCATCTGTGAAAGTGCACATAAAGTGTCTCTCAAATGATccaaaaaaactacaaaaaaaaaaaaaaaaaaaaaaaaaaaaaacacattcaataTCGGCCAGGGCTGGCCAACATCGAGAAAATTGTCTATGACAATGTATTTTCTACATTGTAATAACTATAATTGATCATTTTCTATGCATTTATTGCTGCCCAATTGTACATTTAAAAACTAGAACAAACCTATTCTAGTGCAACATCTAAAAGTATTTATCATATGCTATCATAGACTTCTGCACTTTTACTAGGTCTTTACATTCAGCAATAAACAAGTAACACAGAATCTCAACACTTAAAATAGCGAGCTGGTTAATTCTACTGTCATGCTAGCTTGTGATGTTAGAATGCATGCATGGCTAGATGATTTCTCCATCTCGGAGGATGTATATGTATTGGAGCTATGGGTCATTGCTGATATCAGATAATTAGGTACATATCTGTCAATGCCAAAAccaatacatataaatatacatacatgtaaAACACGTAAAAATGGAAACTGGGACTACATCTACTGCAATTAACATGACAGAAAATGATATCATTTATTTCCAGAGGCTTTTAAATCTAGTACAATGGATAAAGAGTAAGAAGTGTTCTCTACATGTTCTGGAGAACAGtaaacacactattaaataCTGGTTTGAAATATCAGTAAAATCAAACCACATTAAGCAAATATCATAGTATCCTAATATTGCCATGCCCTTACTGCtgattttattttgaaactTGGAATGTGAATTATCAAtagaaaaaaggcaaaatagGCAAAAGTCCAATATGCTCTCTGAAATCTGACTgccttttattttttgtgttcgcgtgttgtttttttgagtgAGCAAAGCGTATGGCCTTGCAAAACAATGGTTATGGGTTGTGACTTCACagaagcagagaaagagaaatgaggAGAGGGTAAGTCCACTATGTGGCGTGGTTACTCACGTCCAGAGAGGGTTCAGGCATGTCTGCCGGTCCCTGGCCGCCCACCTGGCCCTCGGCAGCCGGGTTGAAGGTCATGTCAGCGTGCGGGTGGTTGTTGGGGCCGGGCTGCTGCGGGGGTGGGGCTTGGCGTGGGGGCTGGGAGGATGGTGGGCCGCTGTGATGTAATGGCTGCGCTGATTGGCTGTTGGGGTGGGGGGATGCGTGCATGCCTGGCTGCATGGAAGCATGGGACTGCTCAGCGCTCACAGGATGGGGCATCtacagagggaggagagagaggcagtgagGCACTGCGTGCGCAGCAGGAAGCACGGGCCAGCGCCCAGGTGACAGCCAGAAACACATAATACTGTTTGGAGCGACGCGAGTGCCATGCAGATGACGTCAGAACATATCACCACACACTGACAGACGCTGCCATTCTAAAGAAGGACGTTACCTATATGCCTCTTCACAACTGCGTTATGCAGATGTGTTTTTGTCTGTATATGCAAAACTACAGCGGTGCACTGCTGtttaaaaatctacatttttacacttttacatttGGACTATCAtctgttgtttattatttaataacccATGTTCCCCAAAATACATAATATTAACTATAACATCTTAGATGAATGTTGATGTCAGGGTCCTCATTGTAAAATGTATCTAAATATTTTAggtacaaatgtttttttacataGATTATTACAAAATAATGATAATTCAAACTAAAAAATTAAactaaaaaattattttagataaattataaaatgtatGACTTATttctaaatcatttattttaagtaaataatacattatCAGAAGGTAGTGCAGATAACTGTTCTCCATACAAGGCTTGAAGCTTGAGAAACTGTCAAACTTGTCAATAACATATGGGGACTATGAAGAAGGCAGTAGTCACTAACCTTCCCCCTAAAGATGATGCTTCCTGCAGACGTTATCGCTAACCCAAATGTAAAACACATTACACAGCCTGCAGGAAGACTGATCTCCAGGAGCAATGTTGGTGATGGTTTTGTGCACTATTCATATTTGAATGAACAAAGTCccaaaatgtttaatttaaacACTGCTGCAATGAAAGCAGTGAGGTTCTAGATGACCAGAGGAGGCTGGAAATGATGTCAGGATTGGATCTGGACTTGGGTTCTCTTACCGAGTCAGGCATGCCGTGGCCAAGAGGTTTGTCTGGGCCCATGAGGTTATTGGGCACGTCCGGAGGGTGGGAGAGCTGCGGCCCGTGCATGAAATCATTCATGGGAGCTCCTCCACCAGAGTTACCGTGCGGAAAGTCAAAGTTTCCATGGCCCTGGTAACTATTGCCTGATAAAGCACAGGAAACCGAGAAGAGCAGTGAGAAAGCTTTCCTTAgccagagaaacagaaagagacagaaagaggcgCTTGGGTCAGCCTGTTAAAAATCTGCAGGCATAAGTCTATCTGACTGTTAtgactgtgaaaaaaaaataggagTCAGGCAAACCCACAAAGGGTCTTGTAAAACGTTTAAGGCTATTTATCCTGAGGTAGATAGAGTGAAAGGCTGGAGCCGGCTGGGCTGCTGACCTCTACCTTGGCCCCCGTATTCCGTGCTGTTCCCTCCATGCTGAGGGGGAAGGGAGGTGTAGGGTGAAGGTCCTGGCCCCAGCTGTGCGATCATATCCATCACGTTAGGCAAGATCATCTTGCTGGGGCTCATCGTCTTAAAGCGCTTGGCCAGAGGGCCGTCTGGATCCTCCTTTATGTGCAGGTCCGACTTTATGGGCACCGGCCGCCAACTACACGTGGGGTCAATGGTGACCTCTTCAAACTCTGAGCtaaagaagaaaagcagaagaaaagGTGTGAGAAAACATGTGCGAAGCCTTCAACTCTCAACAAAAGGCTTGTGGGTATGTGATTATGCGGGTGACTATTTGGAAAAGTACTAAATGTGTCACAAACATAAATAAGGTTGTTTACTTATCTCATACATACTTTTGGATGGCATTGAGAATTCCCCACATGTACTGGTCCACTTCCAGACCCTCCAATAATGCGGTTTTACTGGGGACAGAGAGAGCCGTATGAAACTGTGTTCAAAgagcaaaacacattttcaggccaAAATTCAGTCCAACTGAGGTTTGTTACATACTTGCATACAGGACACCTCCACGTTCCTCTCTCACAATTCAGCTGCAGATAGGACTCCAGGTCAAAACACTGCAGAGGAGAGGCAACAGCAAGAGTGAAGTACACAGCATATGGAAACAAGGCTAAAACTACTCTCATGTTGTGAGGGCTAACAGTAAAACATTAAGCACTTGACTGACTGAGTCACATCCAAAGCTGTTGGAAAATACTAAAACACAGCTCTTAGGTATAGTTCTGGTTTAAATAACACTGAAAATGATTACTCATTCACAAACAATATGTCGTTTTAATAGTCTTTTAAACATTTTCCCAAGCCAGCACACTTCATTGCTCTGCCTACCTGCACATGTTTGCAGTCGTGTCCCCTGGCGGGGAGCTGGATCCTCCGGAACGTGATGGGACACTTGAGGGACACTTTGATGGCTGTCTGCTCCACCCCGTCCTCTCCATTCAGCGTGGCGTTCCCAGAGGACGCTGCTACACTGCTGAAATTTCTCTTTACTGCAGACAAAGAATAGCAAGAAAAATCAGATGTAGCCCATACAATAGAAAATATAGCAGGAAACATTCAAAATATGTAGCAACAGGACTGTTTGCATGTAATGGTGATATGTTAATGCAATTGCATTTCTATATAGCATCTTTTGGCAATATGGGAAAAAAGCTCCTTTTTTAGAAATCCACTAAAAAAGCCCACTAATGAGCAAAACTGAGGGAGGAAAAACTGTAAGCTGAAGAACAGGAACCAAGACAGAAAAGGGGAACTCCTCCTCTTCTTGACTCCAAATAGCAGAATTatgatatatatacatttaaaaaagcaatGTAGAGTTCATACAATAAGACTTCTTTTTTTAgccaaaaaaaattaataattgtgGGTTATCTCTTATGAATAGAGGGAGTTGCAGTTTTACAAGCGGgactgttttttgtgtttctgtctttgACCAGGAGTGATGGCATGTTCTTGCATCGCCCAAATCAAGCCCTGTGTGCCTTGTGTACATATTTACAAGGTGAAGTCCAATTCGTCGGAATGCGCTCTTACTTTTGGTGATGCAGTGTTCTGCGGGCAGGAGTCTCTTCTTCAGCAGGCCTTGCAGGACGGATCTCACTGACGGCCTGTGCACCAGCTGCAGCACGAACAAGTGTGACTGGAACAAGAGCAGACGTGTTAACACATGCCAGCAAGCCCCCTCACGCCATCAAATCTGTACGTTAGTGCTCTGGGATAATGATATCTCCGCAGTGCTGTTTCCCTTCACTAGCGGAAGACCACGAAACTGATACCaaacgcagacacacacacgcacacacacacagcagaggaTCTTACATGAGCGAGGCTGCTCAACCAAATCAGTGTTATCTCATTTAGTATCATATGTTGTACAAGAGTGCTCCAACACTGCCATTAAATGAGAGACGATGCATTATTTAAGAACACTGCTATTAGCTGCAGTGCAGCAGCAGTACTCACACAGCAGCAGGCCGTGACCGTGATCTGGATGGTGTTTCTCCCTGGCTGACACACGTGCTTCAGGTGCAGGGGTTTGTGGGAGGTCTTGTTGTCACCCCTCTCGATGGTGAGCGGGGTGGCATTGACGCTGACCTGTACCGACGCTGGCCAGTTGGTGTTCATCTGTCGGTCCTCATGGTGGTAGCACTTAAACTGGAGCTCCAGGTCAGACCTGACACAAACAACCAGTTAAGTGGTTAACACActagcacatacacacactctatcatAGAAAAGTAGAATTCAGAGTGTCTGTCAAATGATGCTTTAAGCTCCAgaaagtaatgttttttttattaccgCTCAGCTTCAAGTAATAAGTATTAACAGTCAGGGATGATGCCCAAGTAATGATTTGGCAGTTTTGGTTTCACGACTATTGTAATCACATTAAAAAAGTGAAGAGTGCTGATAAGGCATGCTAAATGTAGCATCCCGTAGCAGACACATACCTCCACATGAGGGTCTGGTGGACGGAGGGCCGCAGATGGAAGACGTGGTTGCTGACGGCCAGGTTATGCTCCAGTCTGAAGGGCTCCAGGACAACTCCATCCCGCACAGGGAACGTCAGCCGTAGCTCCTCGTTGGGATTAGCTAAAATCAATGAACAGCATTAGCTCGCACATACCCATGACTTTATGACAACAGAGTCTTAGCTTACTCTTTTTTAACAGGCAGGCCCTGCAGGATACACAGAGAACTTTGCCTTTGGGGTCACATTGTTTCTACCTTCCAACTGAAATGCATGCATTATAAATGCACTCAGAGTGGATGTGAAAAATGAATGAGGCAAGATAAATGAGCAGTGGGACTTTTTCCCACCCAGCTGAAGGTGTTGAGAGGATCAAAGGGTTGTCTAAGGTTCGCTGATGACTGAGTGTTTAATAAAGACACGAGTGGAAAGATTGAAACGCTATGAGGTGTTATGCACTCACTCGGTGGAGGAGGCAGGGACGTCATGTTTGGTTTCATATCAGGAGGAAACGGAGGCTTGACGTCCTGGTTAGGTGACAGGTATGGAGGGATACTACTGCCAGGAGTCATAGGTGGCGTAGGGTTGCCAGGAACTGGCGAGTGAGGATAGTTCACAACCTGTCGTGGCGGctaagaagaggaaaaaaacacagacttCTTGTATTACACATATTTTGTATTACATATCACTTACATTTATATAAAGTGGAAGCACAAACAATACAAGTAGGGAAATAAAAGGGATGCCTACCCCATTGCCTTGATTGTAGGCATAACCACCTCCAGAGAAGTTGTTACTCTGACCATTAAATGGCTCCtgctagagaaaaaaaaatgaagacatgTTCAATTTTGCAATATAAATGATGAGAAACAAAGACTGCTTTATTATACTGCATTCCATTGAGCATCTCCTGAGATTTACCTTGTAGTACTGTCCCATGGCCACTCCTGATGGGGGGTACTGGCCAGAGCCCTGCTGGCCTGGCATTCTCTGAGCAGGGTAGTTGGGTGAGGGTAGCGCTCTGGAGGCATTTGGATTGGGATATTGCCCTTGCTGGTTAGGAAACTGCCCATTAGGTCCAAACTGCTGCGCCGCATAGTTGGGCTGAAAGACAAGGCGTTTAATTAAGCTGCATTCCTAAATCACCACGTCACATTTGCAGCTACAAACAATAATACCAGCCTGATTTTAGTTTGTACTTTTATCCAGATTTAGTGTGTCACTGAATGTCAGACAACAGATAAGGAATTCTTTCTAAGATAATGTATCTACTAGAAAAGTCTTAAGACAAGCATGCAGTAGGTGTGTATTTTGCAAGATGCAAGATGCTAACTAATAAAGTGGTagaagcttccattacttgtaaGCTACATTAGtgtccagtgcaaaactagaTAAGTGAACATCAGACACCAAATATATCATACTTGATTGACCACACTTGGAGGATAAATTGTCTATGTTTGATTTGAAGTGCAAAATGCAAGCACAAGTAACAGTCATTTCTCACCTCTCCAGGATAGGGCCTCTTGGTGCCCTGCATGGGCATGGACTGAGGCCTGGGACCAGGATAACCTTGCTGGGGCATTCTCTGGCCGTGCCCTCCGAAGGGTCCCATCCCTGCAGCGCGAGGCTGGTTCATACCCATTGGCGGGCCGCTCATGTTGGAACTGTTCATGCCAGCGCCCATGCCAGCTGGATTCATGCCTCCTCCCATGGTCGGGGGACCCCGGGGGCCGGGCTGGTTCATGAACTGGTTGCCGTAGCCCTGCGTGGGTCCCATCTGAAATGAGGAGCACATCTGGAGAAAAGAGCAAGAGGAGATTAGTTGATAATTGAGCCAATGGATTAACAGCTCTGTTTCAGCTTGGCTCTGTGCCAGAACCTGCTCTGCAAAAACATTACCCACCTGGCCATACTGGTTCATGTCCTTGTTGGTCTCCTGCAGGGCGGCCACTGTGGCTGTGGCAGTAGCTGTTGCTGTGGCGGCGGCCGCAGCGACAGCAGCTGcagccgcagcagcagcaggttggGTGAAGTCCGACGGTGGCCGGGTGTGAGGTGGCATGCCTATACCGCCTGGAGTGTTTGGACCACCTGGGTAGCTGCAAAAGCAAAAACACCAGCTTACCTCAACTTGCTGGCACGCAAAACAAAgtcaataatcataatataagaATGTCTCCCTTTTAACATCTGATGTCACTGTCTCTGAATATTAGAGCTCCAGAAATCTTCTTAATGATGatactctctctgtctgcttgGCATTGTGTGAAGGTGATATCATCTCTTTTGAGAAAACTCCTGGAACACTAAGTTGACTATCCATGAGATAAGTGTTGGCTTGGCATCATAATCTAATATCAAATATCACTAATGGAAGACTCATTGCCCAAGTTTATTGAATTTCTCAGGGAATCGAGCAAGGAAAGACTCCTCTCTTTGGACAGTATCTTCCCATCAGTGTGTCTGGGGCTGCTCCACTGATTTGGCAGCACTGAGGCTTTGAGCACTCACCTCCCACTGAAGCCTCCGGCTCCGGGGTGCCCCGCTCGTCCGTACATGCCCTGTTGCATGTAGGCCTGGTTGGAGCCCCCTTTGGCTGAGAACTGTTGCTGTTGGCCAGGGAACTGAGGGGAGTTGATCCCAGGGTTGCTGGCTGACATGCCGGACCCTATTCCATTGCCTCCAGGGTTCATGGGGTTGTTGGTGTTGGCCATGGGGTTACCCAATACCTGATTCAAAAACAACAGGATTACAAAACCTTCAGCTGTGCATGTCATTAATATTGCAACAGGGGCATTTAAAAAAGGAGCGTTTAGTACATTAGCATGCAAGCTATTGCGTCTCTGTCTCACCTGACTTTGTGATGTATTGGTAACCCCCCACACCGTTGTGACCACTGACAATGAGCCTGGGGCCTGGTTGGTGTTTTGCTGCCATGGAACGGAGTCGTACGGAAAAGACCCATCACTGAAAACCAAACAATAACATCACATCAGTCAACAGCCATACAAACTGATGCACTGTATTCCAGGATTAGGAAGTTCATATTCCAGCTCTGTACAGTGGGGTCTAAAGCACTAAAGGGCAGCTACAGGGAGGTTTGCTGACTTGTGGAAGAATTCTCTGCTGAATGGGGGACATTGTTTCTCATGGAATCGAAGCTGTAGGATTCGCCAGGGAGACTTTCCCTGGCAACCAATCAGAGCTGAAGCTGAGGCCCAGAGCacagaatgttctattaaacaTAACTTCATTGGGCCAGTGCTTCATCTCTGCTTGGAGACCCCAGAGGCCCTTCTCTGGCACTCTATCAACAAACAGCTCCACACACCCAAATCCTTTAGTGACTTATATAGAGCAAagtttaaatgaaaatgaagcatggttcattttttttttttctctgtgccTTGGAGTCCTGAGATTGTTAGATGACTCTGATAGCCAGCAATGATTCAATGTTTACACAGCATGGCTGAAAAAACCTTGACTGCTGGTGTCTTGGAAAAGACTGAGTACAGACAGCTGGTGGTAACAGTGAGGGGCCAAGTAAATGAGCAGTCTTTAAGTACGGGTCAGGTGCTCCGCATTTAAAAGGATGGTTCATTTTGGACAAGGGCATAACACAGTACAAGAATGGCTTTAACTTAGCACAATGTCCCTGTACTGTAGCCCAAGCTCCCGGGGCAACAGGTTCAGAGCTGTGGTTGTCACAGTGCTTGGAGTGGGTCCAGTGAGAGGGAGGCTTGCCGTCTGCAGAACTGGGCTTTTGTTTGGCCAGCGCACTGACCTGTGGGAGAGCGAGGGCTTCATGGAGTTCATGGGTGGCTGCATGGGCACTTTGCCCTGAGGCTCGCTCTGCCGATTCTTCTGGTGCCGCAGCAGGAGCAGCCGACCCAGCTCCTCGCACCAGGATGAGAGCAGAgctacagagaaagaaaaagacagaaaaagagagagagagactggacaTGAGTCTATAGAACCAAGGCTTATGAAATAAGCTGAAAAGTAGATTAATCTGACACAATAAGCATCTTAATACAATCTATGTTTGGTTAGAGACATATGGCatttttcatagcatttttagttatgcatcactgtcacacaaaaactctTGTATCTCTgtatttcatgacaaatggaccaatagaaatgctgaggaatgacttggaataaaatgaaCTAAATATGACTTTCGTTTcgacatatgttttttttttctttcttctgtaaagttgctgttttggagatacaagtttttttaaGCATATTTAAAAGACATACATGGTGAATAAACGTGCAAAGGGGAGAACGAAACATTGGAGACAAAACAGCCATGCCTGAAAAAAAATATGATAATTAATATGTTCAAATACAATGAGACAATGCATCAGCACCTCGCCGTATCCTTCACTGCCCAGAACGACGTCCTTTCTTAAACAAACCTCCACCTGCAGTTGTTGACCTTCACCACTGGAGGGCACTGCAGCCCTGTCTTTTTCTGAGCACTTAGGGCCATGTCAGCATGCCTCTCTCAGGATCATATGCTTTTCATCTGCAGTGCATAGTAAGCAGTGATCCTACTACAAAAGACTGCTCTTCCCTTCTCATGGTGGGAGGatgaaaaggcagagagagagacagagggagggagagagagagaaggagcgcAAGGGAGGGGAGATGAGAATCAGAGCTGAGGATGGTGAATCACGTCAGCGACAAGCTATGGCAGCACTTCACTGCTTTGGGGAGGagaagtgggggggggggcgtgtggtggggtggtggtggcaTGAGTCTTTTGCTACGGCGGTGGAGTGGAATCGGAGGGGCAGGTGCTGGCACAGAGCCAAATCTACCACTGCTGCACTGGCTGCTGTAAACCCCCACAGCCTAGACTCCAACCAATGGGTTTAAGTGCTCCTCTAGCACTCTAGAGGCCTCTGGACTCTCTCAGAGTGCTCGTTCACGGACACACGCATgctcccacccacccacacacacacacacctgtgtgcGGTGACGGAGGAGAGAATGAGAACATGCAGACGCGTTCTTGTTGTGACTGTACCACACAGACGGAGCATGAATAAAAGCCATGAACTGCCTTGCTGGTGCAGTCTTGCTCCACCATCAAACAGATTCTGCAAAGGGACCACATAAAATATTCCCTTTAATCCAAAATGAGTTCATCCTCTGGAACAATACCCCTCTTTCTTTCCCGAGACCCCTCCACGGAGACAGCAGATAGAGAATAAAAAATGCCCCGTGTGCTTATTTCAACACAGGGGGTGGTGTTAAAGAGTCTTTTTCTCCTTGTCTGGGGAGACTGCAGCTCTAACGTGAGTGGCTGAGTGTGCttgcttctctctccctctttctctctctctctctctagtgcATAGAGACAGACGTCTGCCTTGGCTCTTTCCTCCCTGTATCGATCAGCCAGTAATGACTAATAAGACTGCTCAGCTGTCTCCAGTGCCCTTAATGCTGGGGGAATGTAAACGAGCAAATACGCGTCTGACAGACAGGGAGGATCACGCGCACAGATCACATTTTCACTGCCATCCCagcttcatcacacacacacacacacacacacacacacacacacacacacacacacacacacactgctttccaTCTGGCCTTCCTTTAGTCAGTacattagcagtagtagtagtatgtgATGAAATgacaattacacacacatacacaattgTATATACTGCATTAGAGCCTCAGTGCTTTGTAGGTTCTCATCTGGTCCCACAGGGTCTCAATGGTATTTAAACCTAGCTACCTGACATCACCTGAACTTCATCTCACCTCTTCACCTCCTGAGGAGCAGTGTGGCATCTTGCATTATCTGGTTGGCATTTGGTAATCCGATTAAAAAGAAGATAGAAATCACATCCGACAATCATTTTGCACACGGTTACAAgtgactggtgtgcttgcttatctaaaatattagatggagcaccgccattccagagaacacagttccactacttcacagctcaatgctgggtgatttatacctctctagcccacacctggcattaggatcGGCAATAATATgtacatgtttatctgctcaggaacgtcctattttattggcaatccTTTCTTTACAAGggctacacaagctgtgtgtgtatttgcacatgtgcatcagcaatgggtgcaacttaaactagctgaatgcattcattagaagggatgtccacaaacatttggacatatagtgtttaaAAGCTATGAGTGGCttgtaattattattctaataaaCGTCTGTACTAGGCATACTTGGTACATTACATGATTACTAATTAATatttgagtgtgtatgtgtgtgtgtgttgagtaacagtctttatttattgaattctGAGTGCTTCATAATACTCATTGTTCTAATAgtgtctgactcactctctCCAGGTTCAGACATACAATCAAAGTGAGAGCGTGTACGTGTACACATATCAAAGGGCTGTTTGAAAGAGAGCACTGCTTACCACACGACAGGCGTGAAAGCCATCCCAGCAGGTTTGGAGCGAGAGGCTGGAATCACCCACCTACTTAAATGAGAATTATTCCACCCTGCCATTACAGAGAGCTTATCTCCCTGCTAAATCACCACCTCTGCATGCTGGCAACTGCTATTTTCTCACAAAAGACCAACTTAGAACTCATATGACAGGTTACAGCCAGTCACTGCCTGCCAATTCCCTCTGTAGTCCCCCCGCCTAGCGCACCTCCTACACCTAACAAAGAGCAAGAGTACTCCTGCCCGCAATGCAGCCCATGTATTCACTAGAAAACAGCCCACACTTGGGCTAATCAGCCCAACACCTTCTATCAACAAGTAACAACGCCCTTTTCTATCCAAATAAAGCTTCTATTTTTCCTGCAGAACATTACCTTCCTACACCTACAGAGTTTTTTTATCTGTACTGtgtctgtacagtacagtgccaTCGCCTCTGATGGGTAATTCTGCATTAACCACTGCTAGAAGAAGAATGGCCTGTTTATATCTCCATTACCCCCTtgttcctctctcctctcttctggtgctgctcactctctgtctcttgttCTCTGCCATGGACACCTGCTCCAGTGAGAGCTGTGGGTTGTGTGTTGGTAAGTTGGCAGTGGGCAATATGCCTCTGTGGTAGAGAGAGTATGGCGCTCCTTGCTGACTCTGTGGCAGCAGGCAGAACAGTGCAGGCTTTGTTGTGGAAGGGTGCTGGGTTAAAGAGAGTAGGCAGTATGATATAGTATTTCTTGGGCCATGGTCATTCTGAAATTGTAACAGGGTAACATGTAACACTGTAaattttcatatttatatttattttttaatatttac carries:
- the zmiz1a gene encoding zinc finger MIZ domain-containing protein 1a isoform X2, with translation MNSIPSMDRHIQQTNDRLLCIKQHLQNPANFQTAATELLDWCGDPRAFQRPFEQSLMGCLTVVSRVAAQQGFDLDLGYRLLAVCAANRDKFTPKSAETNTCRRCQSDSALLSSWCEELGRLLLLRHQKNRQSEPQGKVPMQPPMNSMKPSLSHSDGSFPYDSVPWQQNTNQAPGSLSVVTTVWGVTNTSQSQVLGNPMANTNNPMNPGGNGIGSGMSASNPGINSPQFPGQQQQFSAKGGSNQAYMQQGMYGRAGHPGAGGFSGSYPGGPNTPGGIGMPPHTRPPSDFTQPAAAAAAAAVAAAAATATATATATVAALQETNKDMNQYGQMCSSFQMGPTQGYGNQFMNQPGPRGPPTMGGGMNPAGMGAGMNSSNMSGPPMGMNQPRAAGMGPFGGHGQRMPQQGYPGPRPQSMPMQGTKRPYPGEPNYAAQQFGPNGQFPNQQGQYPNPNASRALPSPNYPAQRMPGQQGSGQYPPSGVAMGQYYKEPFNGQSNNFSGGGYAYNQGNGPPRQVVNYPHSPVPGNPTPPMTPGSSIPPYLSPNQDVKPPFPPDMKPNMTSLPPPPTNPNEELRLTFPVRDGVVLEPFRLEHNLAVSNHVFHLRPSVHQTLMWRSDLELQFKCYHHEDRQMNTNWPASVQVSVNATPLTIERGDNKTSHKPLHLKHVCQPGRNTIQITVTACCCSHLFVLQLVHRPSVRSVLQGLLKKRLLPAEHCITKIKRNFSSVAASSGNATLNGEDGVEQTAIKVSLKCPITFRRIQLPARGHDCKHVQCFDLESYLQLNCERGTWRCPVCNKTALLEGLEVDQYMWGILNAIQNSEFEEVTIDPTCSWRPVPIKSDLHIKEDPDGPLAKRFKTMSPSKMILPNVMDMIAQLGPGPSPYTSLPPQHGGNSTEYGGQGRGNSYQGHGNFDFPHGNSGGGAPMNDFMHGPQLSHPPDVPNNLMGPDKPLGHGMPDSMPHPVSAEQSHASMQPGMHASPHPNSQSAQPLHHSGPPSSQPPRQAPPPQQPGPNNHPHADMTFNPAAEGQVGGQGPADMPEPSLDLLPELANPDELLSYLDPPDLPSNSNDDLLSLFENN